In Deltaproteobacteria bacterium, a single window of DNA contains:
- a CDS encoding integration host factor subunit beta, translated as MNKSGLIDVVAEKVKLPRKRAEDVVNLVFDSMTGALAKGGRIEIRGFGSFVCRQYESYKGRNPRTGQSIEVKPKKLPFFKVGKELKERVDGKEASASGAVSSNIPT; from the coding sequence ATGAATAAATCGGGGCTTATCGATGTCGTTGCGGAAAAGGTCAAATTGCCGCGAAAAAGGGCGGAGGATGTCGTTAATCTCGTTTTCGATTCGATGACCGGGGCGCTGGCGAAAGGGGGGCGGATTGAGATCCGCGGGTTTGGAAGTTTTGTCTGCAGGCAGTATGAATCCTACAAGGGGCGCAATCCCCGCACCGGCCAGTCGATCGAGGTAAAACCCAAAAAGCTCCCCTTCTTCAAGGTCGGCAAGGAACTTAAAGAACGGGTGGATGGCAAAGAGGCGTCGGCCTCCGGCGCGGTTTCTTCCAACATCCCCACCTGA